From Lysinibacillus sp. SGAir0095, the proteins below share one genomic window:
- the rpsI gene encoding 30S ribosomal protein S9, protein MAQVQYIGTGRRKSSVARVRLVPGEGKIVINNRSIEEYLPFETLHLIINQPLEATQTKGSYDVFVNVNGGGFTGQAGAIRHGIARALLSVDPDFRPALKSAGLLTRDPRMKERKKYGLKGARRAPQFSKR, encoded by the coding sequence TTGGCACAAGTTCAATATATCGGCACAGGTCGCCGTAAAAGCTCAGTAGCTCGCGTACGTTTAGTACCAGGCGAAGGTAAAATTGTTATCAACAACCGTAGTATCGAAGAGTACTTACCATTCGAAACTTTACACTTAATCATCAACCAACCATTAGAAGCAACTCAAACTAAAGGTAGCTATGATGTATTTGTAAACGTAAACGGTGGTGGATTCACAGGTCAAGCTGGTGCAATCCGTCACGGTATCGCTCGTGCGTTACTATCAGTTGACCCAGATTTCCGTCCAGCACTTAAATCTGCAGGTTTACTAACTCGTGACCCACGTATGAAAGAACGTAAAAAATACGGTCTTAAAGGTGCTCGTCGTGCGCCTCAGTTCTCAAAACGTTAA